The following DNA comes from Papaver somniferum cultivar HN1 chromosome 4, ASM357369v1, whole genome shotgun sequence.
CGATCTTTGTAATCAAATCAAGATCTTCGTAATCAAAATCAAATATATCTctgaaatcaaatcaaatcgaccTCTGTAATATAAATCTTCATCCTCAATCttcaaaatcaatttcaacaGCAGCAAAGAAATaaatcggaaaaaaaaataagaaaaaaaaataaaagaaaaaagtagATCTGAAAACAGAGAggggagagaaagtaaatctgaaaaaaaaattattctccattgatttcatatatatatatatatggaaacgCGAGGGTATTTTAGTTATCAAATTCGGAAGGTAATgtacaccctaggaccaaacaataataaaaataataaaaactgatAAAACAGACAGTTGACCGGGTCAACAAGACCAAACTcgttttattatattatttatagaAGTATATGGTAGTTTCCACTTCCTAAATCAACCATACGAATATCACACTTCTTCAAACACTCAACTCATACCAAGCTCAATTACGTTTATGCTTACATTAAAACTCTTTTTTGGCATGGCTATGAAATCAGTTTTAAGTAAGGAAAATTAAAATGAGATTTTCCCTTTTGAAAAAGACATTTACAAAAGTCAAGCTGGAATGGGCAAAGTTTGAATAAACATGACAAATATTTAACCAAACTCGGCATACAAAAATCTCGATAAGAGGAATGAACTGAATAAGAAAATCTGACCAACGATGATAACACCTGACGCATGTGATAAATCACACCTCAAATCCGATATAGGTATTGATTaaaagaacacaaaattggtcaaaaataccaaaacataaattttctgggtgaaatagattcttaACTTTAGGTACTGTTTATATGGAcattaaacagaaaaataatgttcatttagccaaaatggatatttgacccaggaaaataaaacaaaaaaaatatcaatcacctaaaaTACCCTTAACTGCCAAAAAGCAACCATTGAGCCATGGAAAAGCCCCAGTTCCTTTGCCTGAATGATTAGATAAACAAATTGCTCAAAAATTGGACTTAATCTTTTCAACTCATCAAGGGACAAGTCCTGTAGCTCACACTTTTTTGAAACACACATTGCAACTGATCGTCCAACTATATCATGGGAAGTCCTAAATGGAATATTCTGCACAATAAGAAAAGATGTATCAGATTTTTTGTTCAATAAATCGGAATGATTTAACAGACACCTATAAACACAACCAACGGTTTACATTCTTCCTTCACTAATGTCTGCCAGTTTTCTATGCTCATTCATGTAAATATAAAAATTCATAATGAAAAGGTCATTTTTATACGGAAAACCAAGAATATGGAAGGATAGAACATGCCTTGTTTACTAGATAAAAATGGCTTACTGTTCCAAGCAAAAATGGCTTACTCTATCAAGATGCATCCCAGATATAACTACACATCAGTAACGCCAGAAGTATTACATGTAGATCACGGTTGTAAGCTTGTGGAAGTCCCTTGCAAAGTACAAGAAGGGTGACAAGGTCTCCTACAACTCTGGCAGATTTTCCACGAACAAGTTCCATTGGGTCAGGGTTCTTCTTTTGAGGCATGATGCTACTGCCGGTGGAGACTGCATCACTTCGGGTAAGGAACCCAAACTCCCCCGACGCCCATAAAACCCATTCTTCACCAAGTCGAGAAAGATGGATAGCTATAATTGAATTCGCTGACAAGAATTCCAGAACGAAGTCACGGTCTGAAACCGCGTCAATGTTGTTTTAAAACCATTGAAAATAATTACATATCTTAACCAGCTTCTGAAAATCATAGAAATGAGCACAACTTTACTTAATTTATATGCAACATAGATGGTGAGCTTGATGCCATTTCGTATGGCATTAAGAAGTGGTTCATACAGGGAATCCTCAAGTTCTAAAGTCTAAAGCAACACAAACAGGTCAGTAAAACCGTATGCAAGAACATTCTACTCTTAACGCAAAGAGAATGAAGAAAATGGCAGATGGTCAGAGAGAAGTCCATATAATGAACGGTATATTACAGTTTAcgagatgaaactgatttcatccagcATATTCCGATGAAAATACAATTATATAATagtctataactagatgaaactagtttcatcctgcatattttgacaaaaaaacaattatgttacagtttacaactagatgaaattggtttcatcctgagtattcttacgaaattaaggtatatcaatatgtaagttatatgaaactggtttcatcctgcacaTTTGGCGAAAATACAGCTATATGAAagtttacaactagatgaaattggtttctagTTGAGTATTCTGGCGAAAATGGTATATCAATGAATAAActatatgaaactagttttcatcctgcatattttgacaaaaaaaaaaacaattatattacagtttacaactagatgaaattggtttcatcctgagtattcttacgaaattaaggtatatcaatatgtaagttatatgaaactggtttcatcctgcacaTTTGGCGAAAATACAGCTATATGAAagtttacaactagatgaaattggtttctagTTGAGTATTCTGGCGAAAATGTTATATCAATGAATAAActatatgaaactagttttcatcctgcatattttgacaaaaaaaataaGTTTTACTCAATCTTAGAAAGGattaaactggtttcatcctagtttcaTCCTAATTAagcaggatgaaactagtttcatcctattttaaacttgtataaaaaaaattcaaaagggatgaaatcagtttcatcaccAGCAAACAGGGATGAAagcaaattgaactaaacctaaaacatgatgaaaccgattttgaataaaatataactttttcttctctttagtcCATCTAGGTAtatgaattcaatcaattttgtaaaATGGAATGTATACAGAGGCAATATGCTTATTGAAACAAGTTTCATCCTACTTTAAATCAGCTCAAACTGCAGATTAAACCTGGATGAAGTCGTTTTCATCCTGGAATCAACACAATTTCACATCACACAAACCAATTTCGCAGCATACACGCTGATTTTGTAACAAATTTCTCATTGACAACAATTTTGACCAAATTTAATTGAACCTAGATGGATGATTCCAGCTTCGTCCAATTTTAAATGGGTAATAAGTAAAATTGCCATAATCTTGAGCATGGGATAAGATTATGGAGAAATTATGAAACAGGTGAATCCAATTTCAAAATCAGTAAAAAAAATGAAACGAAAGAAAACCTAAAATTAGTAGATAGAAATTGTAATTACCCTTTTTATGGTGGCGATTAAGAGAAGATTTGATCCGggtttttggtggtggtggtggtgataaataCTTCTGATTGAGTCGACTTGGTGTTGATACTGACGAGGATTTTTGGTGTGGTGGAATtgatggtggtgctggtggtggtgatgaattTTTTTGAAGAGGGAGTTTGATTTTCCACAGTGTTGATGGCGGCGATGGAGAACGAAAGATGGTAGTTTTTCAGATATGGTTTTTGTGACGAAGAAGACGAGAAGAAGACGAGAAGTAATGTGATACGAAGGGGAAGGGTAGTAAGGTCTCTcccattaaaaaaattcttctgaTCATTTGACCCAGGCCTAATATCTACCTGTCCATATGGCCCAGAAAATATGCACTTTTGGCTATATCGCCCATTTTCTGTTAAAAGAAACACATGATTCCGGATAGCGAATTACATAGAAGATCTAATATCAATCTCATGTAATGATCAGTCTGACCATGAGACAATAGGTCAAGACTTACAAAAGTAAGTGATGCCAAGAAGAAATTGCACTCACGTGGAGTAAGGATTACCTGAAATAGGTGGGAGCTCAAGCATATCTGAAAAGATAAATCCGTAACTCATGAGGACACATGAGAATCACTATCCATTGCAAGAGATGAAAGAGACAAGTCTTTAAAGGCTGACCTGGATACATGAAACACCGAAGACAGACTTCTAATGAATGACTCGGTTTTCCACCTAACTTTCTAACCCAAAATAGAAGCATCAAACGATCACTGgaacaaatgaaaaaacaattactaAAATTTCTAACTCCAAAATTCTTTAACGAATTAAAAAGGGAAGAATTTGAAAGAGTGCAAATGTGTCAAGCtttcaattttcaaaagaaaGATGAGACACCATAGAACGACGAATATTTTCATTAATAATTGTCTTCAAGGAATAgagcttacaaaaaaaaaaggaaaaaaaaaatcttattctaAGATTTCCTGAGTGGGATCTTTGGACGAATTTACTCCGACGGTGTTGATGgcggatttttgacaaaggttaaaatcgtaaaatcataattttgcatattgttgatccaccaatcagatgtgtatgtgaaactcatatttcaTAATTtaagcatgaaagatcatgccacgataatctctgactgagtgtataGCCTCCCGGAGCACGCATATCCAATATTATACATGTTTCATTATTTATACTGAGCAATTCCAGTATTCACTTCTTTATAGAATcgagaatgattggacggctcctagatggattgaccactagtatatagaaataacgtcttcaggatgtcgcaaatGTTCCCCATTTATGCTGAATAaacattcagaacgagtatgatactTTTACTATCTCATACCTCGACTCTCGAATAAGCATAATGCTCCAAGACATATTTCCTGCTAATATAGAGCCATCCATTAATTAATTCTAGTGTTATACTCATCAGTTGAattcttagaaaataatctatttttatcATAGTatctcattacttcaattcacggcttttctcagctgaatcccgtggattagtaatagatattcacttttAGGGCACATGGGCCACCAcctagtaagccccgagaaaatggtgtgagtgtacttaTCAATAATACACGAGCGAGCACcaaaaaaatatggacgaacgaggaaatatGAAGAGCTAAGGAAGGTTCAtaacataataaaaataaatagggAAGATGCGTCACTAGACCGGGCCCACTGACAGGCCATGCCGCGGTCGTTGCCGGTCACACGCCTCTCCAATtccttatttattattatttccctcatctcttgAAACTCCATCATTCATGAAAACTCCTGattttccatatttctccaaatattgctcaactctccaaAAAGCCTAATCCCACGACTATTAGGTCTTTTTtactaataatattaaaataatattatttaaaTATTCTATATATTGGACGTGCGAGCAAAAACCCTaattgctcattcaagcaaaaaaataagaatttcagtcaagatcaaactcttctgaaaatacaaaatattgcaCAAACGTCCAATAAAACACCTAAAACTTTTAAGAATGGATGCATGAGAGACATGGTGGATCTGCACCACCATGAACGGACATGGCCGGTCCCACTCTCttatttattatttgaataataatTCATATCTTTCATAATTCTCAAACAATGGATCCTCATTTATGGACATTTCTTCGCACGCTCAGACCTCCATCCACCACCAATGGCCATCTCTCATGCCCATTGGTTGGTCGATATTCCTTGACCTACATTGGATAACTCTCCATCATTCAGGGTACTCCAAAATTAGGGTTATAAATTTACAATAATTTGACAAACGTCGATAATttttatattg
Coding sequences within:
- the LOC113272654 gene encoding argininosuccinate lyase, chloroplastic-like — translated: MDCNETFERIATREVILEKKLEEAYVKTEDLVCFDEYDLGDIFSGLGRGFDLLTRMFYANMYDVNLDKMRFKSMIGGGKIVVNRDFISELTDIPLDRDFVLEFLSANSIIAIHLSRLGEEWVLWASGEFGFLTRSDAVSTGSSIMPQKKNPDPMELVRGKSARVVGDLVTLLVLCKGLPQAYNRDLHNIPFRTSHDIVGRSVAMCVSKKCELQDLSLDELKRLSPIFEQFVYLIIQAKELGLFHGSMVAFWQLRVF